The following nucleotide sequence is from Ferruginibacter lapsinanis.
TGCAAATCTTACACCCCCTGCGCCTGTAATGGTGATATTTCCTAAACCACCAATTGAAAGGCCATTATTAAAGATCATAACAACGGCACCCGATAAAGTTTGACCATTGCCTATACTTGCACCACCTGCACTAAAAGTACCGGCAGTATTTGTAAAGCCCGCTGTAAATACCATATTGGCAGGAGTAGTTACGGCAGTAGATGTCCAGGAGCCTGTTGAATTATGTGTAACAAGACCGGTAAAAGTAGTAACACCGGCATTATTGTTATCAATGAAAGATCCTGCGCCGGTAATAGAAGTAGTGCCGCTTACAGTAAGATTACCTGTTGTTGTTAACGATAGCCTTCCTGTAAGGATTAAATTTCTTACAGCATAATTGATAGAAGTGCCACCGAATGTAACACCGGTTGTTGCGGTACCTGCAACGGTCAAATCACCATTACCTGCTATCGTAATACCGTTTGCAAAGCTCATATTCACTGTGCCGGTCAGTGTTTGGTTATCACCAATGGTAGCAGCGCCAGCTGAAAAAGTACCACTGGTATTTGTAAAACCGGAAGTGAACACCATTCTTGATGCAGTAGTTACTGCAGTTGATGTCCAGGCCCCGGTGGAATTTTTTATGATCGTTCCTGAAAATGAGGTAGTACCTGTATTGTTGTTATCTGTAAAAGCACCTGTACCACTAATAGACGTGGTGCCCGTTACTGTTAAATTTCCGGTAGTGCTCACCGTTAGTAAACCCGTTAGTGTTAAGTTTCTTACAGAATAATTTATGCTTGTGCCGCCAAAACTAACACCCGTTGTGGTAGACCCGGCAATTGTTATATCTGAGTTGCCTAAAACAGTAATGCCATTGGCAAAACTCATATTAACAGTTCCGGTCAGTGTTTTATTATCTCCAATAGTAGCTGCGCCTGCCGAAAATGTACCGGCTGTATTTGTAAACCCATTTGAGAATACCATATTGGCTGCCGTTGTTACAGAGGTTGACGTCCAGGTGCCTGCAGTTTTTGTAACAAGACCGGTAAATGTATTAGTACCTGTATTACTTGCATCACTGATCGTGCCGGCTGTTGAGGTAGTACCTCCAACACTAAAAGTACCGGTAGATAAATTCAGCGTACCATTTGAGTTTACAGTTAAATTACCCGATGTGCTTAATGAAAAAGTGCCTAATGTTAATGTTCCGCTGGTGGCACCGCCTATAACAATTGAGCCTACACTATTGGCAGGCGAAATATTTAATGTTACAGTATTGCCACCAAGAATGTTAACAACACAAGAGGCACATGCATTTTGGCCGGGATAATCTGTAGCAGTTACCCATGCAGAACCATTATATTTTTGCCAGCTTGAGGTTGCATTCCAGTTCATGGTGACTGCGTTAGAACGATAGTCACCCGTTGTTTGACCGAAAGAAGTTACGGAGCAAAGCATAGATCCTATTAGAAAAAGAATACATGCAATTTTTCTTGAAAATATTGCAGATGTTTTACATTTTTTAAAATGGATAAACTGCTTACTGATAAGGGAGTAGAGTAGTTTGTTTCTCATTATGTTTAAGATATTGGATGGTTTGTTTCGTAAGTAATTAATATATAGTTGAATACGAATTAATACTTATGGCCCTTAATAACGTACTGCTGAAATAAAATATTATATATTAATATAAAATAGTATAGAAATTATACTACAAAGTGTAGATAAAATTCTGTTTTTATTACATAAGTGTATGTATATCAATATGTTAATAACATTTCGTTGATTTAGAAATATTTTTATTATTTCTTCCAAACATCTACAAAGTGTTCTGTATAAACTGATTATATATATATCAGGTGTGGGAGATAGGTACACCAGGGAATTGTTTACAGTGCTGTCAAAAAGTTGACTAAAGGAAGAGGAGTTTTGGCGATATTGACAAAAAAGAAGAGTCCTTTATCTTAGTGTAGTTTGTAATGAAGTGCCTGAGCAGCAGTTAGAAATTACGCAGAAACTGTTGATTGGTGTAAATTATAAACCCCGAAAGAATCGGGGTTTATAAATCTCTTTGGTGATCTGGATTGGATTCGAACCAATGACCCTCAGCTTAGAAGGCTGATGCTCTATCCAGCTGAGCTACCAGACCGTTTTGAGGGTGCAAATATAGAGAAAAATACTTGTAGGGAAGTAAAGAATCTAAAAAATATTGATTAATGCTGCAAGCTTCTCTTCTTTATCATCCCCCCCTTGGTATCTTTCACGCTGCTCATCACTACAAAGGCGTAGGGGTCTATCTTTGTGATCTCGTTATTTAATTTATTTAATTCCAAACGGGTGATAACTGTATATACAATATCTGTTTCATTCGTTTCACCGCTCTTGCCATAACCGCGTCTTCCTTTATACACAGTTACCCCTCTGCCAAGGTCATTAATGATCATTTGTCTTATTTCTTCATTGTGTGATGAAATAATGGTAACTCCTGTGTACTCTTCAATACCTTCAATTACAAAGTCAAGTGTTTTAGAAGCAGCCAGGTAAGTAAGCAAAGAATACAATGCAGCCTCAATATTTAGGAAATAAGCAGCAAATGAAAAGATCATGATATTGATAATGATAATAATATCACCAATTGTAGTACCCAGTTTTCTGCTCAAAAAAATGGCCATTACTTCTGTGCCGTCAATTACCGCACCGCCTCTTATAGAAAGTCCGATACCGGCCCCTAAGAAAAAGCCGCCAAACACAGAAGCCAATAATTTATCATGCGTTACCTCACCAAAATGAATGGTAGCAACTGCTACCGCTAAACCCGTTATGGCGATAGCAGTTTTAATGGCAAATTGTTTACTGATTATTTTGTAGCCTGTATATACAAACGGGATGTTCAATAAAAGAATGAATATATAGATAGGGTAGCCGCTTACCGCATTTACCAGTAGTGAAATACCTGTAACACCTCCATCAATAAAACTATTAGGTATCAGGAAACCTTCCAGTCCAAATGCTGCGGAAGTAATACCTACGGCAATTAATACAATATCCTTTACCCAACGGCGGATATTGATCTTAAGTTCACGGAATCCTTTCGCCAATTCAAATGAAGAATATTCATCCGACTGCCGTTCCGGATCTTTTTCATCCAGGATGGTCTGTATTATTATCTTCTTCCAGATATTTCTCATGTACTGAATTGTGGTATCAGCAAATTACAAAAAATTGGGGAGACTGTTGTAGTATGCAGCATCAATTAATTATGCAATCGTGTGTATATGAATACTATCCGATCTTCTCTTCGAGTTCCATTACCTTTTCGAATACAGTTTCGTATTCTTTGTTTAATGTATTCAGTTCTGCAGAAATAGTTTTGTATTCGTTTTCGGTTTGTTGAAACTTTTCTTTGTTAGCATAACTATCAGGCGAAGCCATCAAAGTTTCCAACTCTAATTTACGTTTATTGAGTTGTGCTAATTTCTCTTCTATCTGTTGAAAACGATTTTTATTTTTTTGATACTCTTTTTTTAATTCTTTATCAATTGAAGTATTGGTGTTTTGAGGTGCCGGTTCCGCAGCTTTTACTTGCTTATTGTCTGTAGCCTGTTGCTTATTGCTTGTCGCTTGTTGCTTATTATCAGTTGCCTGTGCTGCATTTGCTTTCTTTGCTGCTTCTCTTTTTTCTTTCCATATTTCCCACTCCGCATAAGTACCTTTAAATTCTACTATCTTATGGTCTTCTATTTCCCATATTTTATTAGCGATCTTACTTACAAAATGTCTATCATGACTCACAAATACCAAACTACCTTCATAGTTATTCAAGGCGCCTATCAACAGATCAACAGAATGTATGTCGAGATGATTCGTAGGTTCATCCAGCATTAAAAAGTTTGCCTTACTTACAATTGTTTTTGCTAAAGCAACCCTTGCTTTTTCTCCACCACTCAATACTTTAATTTTTTTATCTACATCATCACCACTAAATAAGAAACAACCTAACAAACTTCTTAATTCCAGGTCAGTTTTGCCACTACGACTTTCTCTCATTTCATCCAAAACGGAGTTCTCAATATTTAGTGCTTCCAGCTGATGCTGTGCGTAAAAAGATTCTTCAACATTATGTCCCCAGATCCTTTCTCCGGTAATTTCTTCACTGCCTACAATCACTCTCAGTAAGGTAGATTTACCTTTTCCATTGGCGCCGATCAATGCGATCTTGTCTCCACGATCAATTTCAGCGCCGGTATTTTCCATTATTTTAAGATCGCCAAAACTTTTGCTTACACCTTTTAATGTACATAATACTCTGCCGGGCTGTTTATCAATAGAGAAATTGATACGCATATTCGGACGTTCGATCTCTACGTTTTCTATTCTGTCCAGTTTCTCCAAACGCTTTACAATACTTTGAGCTGCTGCAGCTTTACTTGCCTTAGCTTTAAATCGTTCAACAAAACGTTCGTTCTGTCTTATATAATCCTGCTGATTTTCGTATGCTTTCTGTTGTATTTCTACCCGTAACGCTTTTTCTGTTTCGTAATAAGAATAGTTGCCTGTATAAAAATGTAATTTTTGTTGATACAGTTCCACCACTTTATTCACCATTCTGTCGAGGAAATAACGGTCATGGCTAACCATAACTACCGCACCCTGGTAATGTAATAAATATTTTTCCAACCATTCAATACTCGGAAGATCAAGGTGATTCGTAGGTTCATCCAGTAACAATACATCCGGTGCCATCAGGATCATTTTAGCCAGTAACACCCTCATACGCCAGCCTCCGCTAAATAGTTTATAAGGTTTGCTCAAACTTTCATTGCTAAAACCAAGACCTTGCAAGATCTCTTCTGTTTTATGATGAATATTGTAACCCCCTAAAACATCCAGTTCATGTAATTTTTCAGAATATTCGATGGCCAGGGTTTCATCCCCTGTTTTTTCGAGTTCTAAACCAATGGCCTCAATTTCTTTTTCTAATTGTTTAACTCTTTCAAAAGCGCCCATGGCCACTTCTAAAATAGAATCTTCGGTATCAAAACTCAATAGATCCTGATGTAAAAAACCGATGGTTGTCTCTCTGCCTTGTTCAACAGAGCCTTTGCTAGGTAAGTATTGACGGGTTAATACCTTTAGTAAAGTAGATTTTCCGGTGCCATTATATCCTATTAAAGCGATTCTTTCATTGGGTTGTATATGCCAGGTAGCATCTTCCACAATTGTACGGGCTCCAAACTCAAATGTTACATTTTGTAATCCTAAAAGCATAATGTCTTATTGCAATTTTGTGCAAATGTACTACCAATTTGGCGTGAAAAGCACAGTAAATGGCTTTGGAAAAGCTAAAGTGAGAAAACAGGGGAGTGAAAAGCCATCAGTTTTGAATGCATATATCAATACAACACTAAACTATTTAATCAATTAGCTGTTATAATGTAGCTTTGTATAAAATTATATATATGAAGAAGATATTATTGATACTGTTAGTATTACTAGTAGCATTTGCTGTTTATTGGTTTAAATTCAGAGATAATGATAAAAACAAAGGACCAAAGCAGGAGCCACTGAAAGTGAGCAGGCACAGTGATGGTTTTAATAAGAGCGTAGATACAATGCTTACTGCGTATTTTGAAATGCATGATGCCTTTGTTAATGGAGATACTGCAAAAGCAAAAGCCGCCTGTAAAAATTTAATTGCATTAGCAGATAATGTTAAGCTGGATGAATTGAAAACTGATACGGCTACTGTTTTTGAAGCCGGCTCAATGCAAATGAAAGATATCGTTGCTAATGCACAAAGTTTGTTGCAACAAAAAGATATTACAGAAATGCGTCAAGACTTCAGAATGGTAGGTGAAAATATTTATCCGTTATTAAAAACCATTCATTACGAAGGGAAGACACTATATTGGCAAAATTGCCCAATGGCTTTTGGTGAAGATAAAGGAGCTAACTGGATCAGTAATACCAAAGAAATTGTAAATCCATATCTGGGGAAAAATCATCCTGAGTTTAAAAGCTCTATGTTGCATTGCGGTGAAA
It contains:
- a CDS encoding YitT family protein, whose translation is MRNIWKKIIIQTILDEKDPERQSDEYSSFELAKGFRELKINIRRWVKDIVLIAVGITSAAFGLEGFLIPNSFIDGGVTGISLLVNAVSGYPIYIFILLLNIPFVYTGYKIISKQFAIKTAIAITGLAVAVATIHFGEVTHDKLLASVFGGFFLGAGIGLSIRGGAVIDGTEVMAIFLSRKLGTTIGDIIIIINIMIFSFAAYFLNIEAALYSLLTYLAASKTLDFVIEGIEEYTGVTIISSHNEEIRQMIINDLGRGVTVYKGRRGYGKSGETNETDIVYTVITRLELNKLNNEITKIDPYAFVVMSSVKDTKGGMIKKRSLQH
- the abc-f gene encoding ribosomal protection-like ABC-F family protein, translating into MLLGLQNVTFEFGARTIVEDATWHIQPNERIALIGYNGTGKSTLLKVLTRQYLPSKGSVEQGRETTIGFLHQDLLSFDTEDSILEVAMGAFERVKQLEKEIEAIGLELEKTGDETLAIEYSEKLHELDVLGGYNIHHKTEEILQGLGFSNESLSKPYKLFSGGWRMRVLLAKMILMAPDVLLLDEPTNHLDLPSIEWLEKYLLHYQGAVVMVSHDRYFLDRMVNKVVELYQQKLHFYTGNYSYYETEKALRVEIQQKAYENQQDYIRQNERFVERFKAKASKAAAAQSIVKRLEKLDRIENVEIERPNMRINFSIDKQPGRVLCTLKGVSKSFGDLKIMENTGAEIDRGDKIALIGANGKGKSTLLRVIVGSEEITGERIWGHNVEESFYAQHQLEALNIENSVLDEMRESRSGKTDLELRSLLGCFLFSGDDVDKKIKVLSGGEKARVALAKTIVSKANFLMLDEPTNHLDIHSVDLLIGALNNYEGSLVFVSHDRHFVSKIANKIWEIEDHKIVEFKGTYAEWEIWKEKREAAKKANAAQATDNKQQATSNKQQATDNKQVKAAEPAPQNTNTSIDKELKKEYQKNKNRFQQIEEKLAQLNKRKLELETLMASPDSYANKEKFQQTENEYKTISAELNTLNKEYETVFEKVMELEEKIG
- a CDS encoding DUF3347 domain-containing protein, producing MKKILLILLVLLVAFAVYWFKFRDNDKNKGPKQEPLKVSRHSDGFNKSVDTMLTAYFEMHDAFVNGDTAKAKAACKNLIALADNVKLDELKTDTATVFEAGSMQMKDIVANAQSLLQQKDITEMRQDFRMVGENIYPLLKTIHYEGKTLYWQNCPMAFGEDKGANWISNTKEIVNPYLGKNHPEFKSSMLHCGEIEDSIKAQ